The proteins below are encoded in one region of Triticum aestivum cultivar Chinese Spring chromosome 1B, IWGSC CS RefSeq v2.1, whole genome shotgun sequence:
- the LOC123149786 gene encoding uncharacterized protein, whose amino-acid sequence MPGSIRISDIQPPVTAPLFLQVNVGKKEYSGDIGQHGFSLPVTSIRDSMVMTLYNADKELVSKTEVKTKLIVELGTMDAVFTLDSGGTIILQLQFFLSDEDRKRIQEMRNSVMKRKQQELLGNADELYFQEDSPLPKEHAEDIPGIPSKDDQLTLRKSMSLDDLKKRVVFSETSVDSGMVASKDLPLQIGGNTSMLEGPIDINSKKGQGKPKSRSSSAVKKMISAFESSSPQGLPSVPRIRSESSLEEMPSVSSSETSTNPSRKPPTPGASVDAPGRTQTGPRPGKQAMIIGNKKPSTSSGKTGPLNTQESRRRSSRQSAGASDMIRSEKRSAEKRRRRSIGTYSSEQQVNPCGATSSVAWISHPHVCITTASRQLKDIVDVEHLNSMENLGKGAGDGAARWPDGFPVLNGWLINQGVRGVIVIIACGAVFFNNSSVIQ is encoded by the exons ATGCCGGGCAGCATCCGAATCTCAG ACATTCAGCCGCCGGTCACCGCCCCACTCTTCTTGCAAG TTAATGTAGGGAAGAAAGAGTACAGCGGAGACATAGGGCAACACGGATTCTCCCT TCCTGTTACATCGATTCGCGATAGCATGGTGATGACGCTGTACAATGCAGACAAGGAATTGGTATCCAAAACAG AGGTGAAGACAAAGTTGATTGTTGAGTTGGGAACCATGGATGCTGTTTTTACTCTTGATAGTGGAGGGACAATTATTCTCCAGTTGCAGTTTTTTCTCAGCGATGAAGACCGCAAGCGCATCCAAGAGATG AGGAACTCTGTGATGAAAAGAAAGCAGCAAGAGCTGCTTGGGAATGCCGATGAACTTTATTTCCAAG AAGACAGCCCACTGCCTAAAGAGCATGCAGAAGATATCCCCGGCATCCCAAGCAAAGATGACCAACTGACGCTTCGGAAGAGCATGTCGTTGGATGATCTGAAAAAGAGGGTCGTCTTCTCCGAAACAAGTGTAGATTCTGGCATGGTGGCTTCTAAGGACCTACCGTTGCAAATTGGTGGTAATACTTCGATGCTCGAGGGTCCCATCGACATCAACTCCAAGAAAGGACAGGGTAAACCAAAGAGTAGATCAAGCAGCGCGGTGAAGAAGATGATAAGTGCCTTCGAAAGCAGCTCCCCACAG GGTCTGCCTTCGGTGCCAAGGATCAGATCAGAGAGCTCGTTGGAAGAGATGCCATCGGTTTCTTCTTCAGAGACTTCCACCAACCCTTCACGCAAGCCTCCTACTCCCGGTGCATCAGTGGACGCTCCAGGCCGCACCCAGACAGGTCCCAGGCCAGGGAAGCAAGCCATGATCATTGGCAACAAGAAACCAAGCACATCTTCTGGAAAGACCGGCCCGTTAAACACACAAGAAAGCCGAAGACGGAGCTCCAGGCAGAGCGCAGGAGCGAGCGACATGATTCGCTCGGAGAAGCGGTCAGCGGAAAAGCGCCGGCGTCGCTCCATTGGCACCTACTCATCGGAGCAGCAGGTCAACCCTTGTGGTGCGACGTCTAGCGTCGCGTGGATCAGCCATCCGCACGTCTGCATCACCACTGCGAGCAGGCAGCTGAAAGACATTGTTGACGTCGAGCACCTGAATTCGATGGAGAACTTGGGGAAG GGCGCAGGTGACGGCGCGGCGCGGTGGCCTGATGGTTTCCCGGTGCTGAATGGATGGTTGATTAACCAG GGTGTGCGTGGTGTGATAGTGATCATAGCTTGCGGAGCTGTGTTTTTCAACAACAG TTCAGTTATACAGTAG